The following proteins are co-located in the Argopecten irradians isolate NY chromosome 9, Ai_NY, whole genome shotgun sequence genome:
- the LOC138331681 gene encoding fibrinogen-like protein 1 isoform X5: MCGNGTYDTRSSSSGFGVCRECCYGDMCNNKGCGDDGPPKNRGPYCFQCDHLSDPSECDQVTICNVDEVCSVNEREFFQEEHEFFTGCQRRSQCHESLIFGRAVKSVNLCRRCCESDLCNDRCTENELTTTTSALTTTTSTTQTTPTSTATTTLTARIYRNCDEYYRAGSVKSGIYTISPDDVTTFDVYCDMEDGDGGWIVLQHRFNGSVLFNRSFSDYENGFGQLDGEFWLGLSKMYLLTNSNRIVRFNLQTLTGTWLTLEYGTFSVASNRTQYTLHVANHIKGFGAQTFEYNSGNEFSTIDRDNGNSCAKRRFGGWWYKSCTYLNINGEFGLADNESGVMEHYTYNYLQFQKTLMMIK; encoded by the exons ATGTGTGGAAACGGAACATATGACACACGATCCTCATCGAGTGGCTTTGGCGTTTGTCGCGAGTGTTGCTATGGTGATATGTGCAACAACAAAGGGTGCGGTGATGATG GGCCACCAAAGAACAGAGGGCCATACTGTTTTCAATGTGATCATCTGTCTGATCCTAGTGAATGTGATCAAGTGACGATTTGTAATGTTGATG AGGTTTGTTCGGTAAATGAAAGAGAGTTTTTCCAAGAAGAACATGAGTTTTTCACTGGATGTCAGAGAAGATCT CAATGTCATGAATCCCTTATATTCGGCCGTGCTGTAAAATCAGTCAACTTGTGTAGGAGATGTTGTGAAAGCGATTTATGTAATGATAGATGCACAGAAAATG AATTAACGACAACGACTTCAGCATTAACGACGACAACttctacaacacaaacaactcCAACATCAACAGCTACTACTACACTAACAGCAAGGATATACAGGAATTGTGACGAATACTACAGAGCCGGAAGTGTAAAGTCGGGTATTTATACGATATCCCCTGATGACGTCACCACCTTTGACGTATACTGTGATATGGAAGATGGTGACGGCGGTTGGATCGTCCTCCAACACAGATTCAACGGATCAGTACTGTTCAACAGGTCGTTTTCTGATTATGAGAACGGGTTTGGACAGTTAGACGGTGAATTCTGGTTAGGTCTATCGAAGATGTACTTGCTAACCAACTCAAATAGAATAGTAAGGTTTAACTTACAAACATTGACCGGGACTTGGTTAACACTTGAGTACGGTACTTTTTCCGTCGCTAGCAATAGAACCCAATACACCTTACATGTTGCAAATCACATCAAAGGTTTCGGTGCTCAAACGTTTGAATACAACAGTGGTAACGAATTTTCAACAATCGACAGAGACAATGGTAATAGTTGTGCCAAACGACGATTCGGTGGTTGGTGGTATAAAAGTTGTACATATTTGAACATTAATGGAGAATTTGGATTAGCGGATAATGAAAGTGGCGTTATGGAGCATTATACTTATAATTATTTGCAATTTCAGAAAACGTTGATGATGATTAAATAA